ACAGCAGCCCGCGCGGGATGCCGCGCGTACCGACCTCACCGGCGGCCGTCGCGATCAGCGCCACCCCGCGCACCCTGTCCTCGAACAGCTCCGGGTGCCGCTGGGCCAGTTCCATCACGACCATGCCGCCCATCGAATGGGCCATCAGCACCAGCGGCCCGTCCGGCGCGACCGCGCGGATCACCGCGTGCAGGTCCTCGGCCAGCTGCTCGATCGTGCTGGTTTCCTGAGTCGCCGCTCCGGAAAGCCCGTGGCTGCGATGGTCGAAGTAGACCTGCCGCACCCTCGGCAGCGTCAACGCCGCCAGGTCGCGTCGCTGGAAGTGCCAGCTGAGCTGGGAAAGCGCGAAGCCGTGCACACCCACGAGCGTCAGCGCGGGCCGTCCACCATCAGCGGGGTCGACCTCGGCGACAGCCAGCGGGGTGCCGTCGTCGGCGGCCACCGTCGACGTCCGATCCGGCTTGAGCTCACCGAGCGGCTCGTCGGCGAACGGATCCACGCGATGACGCTTCTGCTGGGTGGCGATGGTGATCGCGGCGGCGGCCGACCCGGTCAGCACGGCACCGATGCCACCGGCGATCGCCAGCAGCCTCCGTGACGGAGCCGCCATCAGCGCTGCCCCGCGTACCTGCGGACCATCCGCGGCCGGTACATACCGGTGACGATCTCGTAGTCGATGGTGCCGATCTTGTCCGCCCATTCCGTGGCCGTCGGCGCCCCGCCGTCACCGGTGCCGAACAGCACCACCTCGGCGCCCGGCTCCGGCTCGTGGTCGCCGCAGTCGACGACGATCTGGTCCATGCAGACCCGGCCGGCCACCGGCCGCCGCTGCCCGTCGAGCCAGACGTCGAGGCGACCGGACAGCGTGCGCGGCACGCCGTCCGCGTAACCGACGGGCACCAGTGCCAGCGTGGTGGCCGCATCGGCGGTCCACGTGTGTCCATAGGAGACGGACTCGCCCGCCTCGACCCGTTTGGTCGAGACCACCGACGAGCGGAAGGTCATCGCCGGGCGCAGGTCCTCCCGCTGCGGCACGGGGTTCAGCCCGTACATCGCGATCCCGACGCGCACCAGGTCGAAGTGCAGATCCGGCCTGGTCAGCGTGGCCGCCGAATTCGCCAGATGACGCAGGGGGTTCAGGCCCGCTTCGAGCGCGACCTCGTGCGCCTGCTGGAACCGCGCGGCCTGCGCGTCGATCGACGGGTGGCCGGGTTCGTCCGCGCAAGCCAGATGCGACCAGATGCCGACCACCTCGACGGCGGGATCGGCGGCGGCCGACTTGACCAGCGCGGGCCAGGCGTGCGGCGGACAGCCGTTGCGGGACAACCCGGTGTCGATCTTCAGGTGCACGCGCGCGCGTGCACCGGCCCGGCGCGCCGCCTCGGCCGCGCGCTCCAGCTCACCGGCGTTGCTCAGACCGAGATCCACCCCCGCTTCGATGGCGGGGGTGTAGTCGGTGTCCGCGGTGTCCAGCCAGGCCAGCATCGGCGCCTGGATACCCGCTTCGCGCAAGGTCAACGCCTCGGCCAGCGAACAGGCGCCGAGCCAGGTCGCGCCCGCCTCGAGCGCGGCGCGCGCGACCGGCACCGCACCGTGCCCGTAGGCGTCCGCCTTCACCACCGCCATGGTCGCGGCGCCGGAAGCGGCCGCGCGCCCGGCGAGCAGCGCGAGGTTGTGGCGGATCAGGTCCAGGTCGATGCGGACTTCAGCGCGTGGGAACGGGTCTGGGCTCATGACCAGCCCATTTTCCCACAGTGCTCACTCCAGGCGGGCTCCGGTGGTGGCGGAGAACACGTGCAGTTCGTCCGGGCGCACGCGGAAGTGCAGCGTGTCGCCCATCGACGGCGGCGTCCGCGGGTCGACCCGCGCCACCACCGTGGTGCCCGCCTCCGGGTCGTCGCCGGCCAGCTTGCCGTAGCAGTAGGCGTCCGAGCCGAGTTCCTCGACGAGGTCCACCTTGACCGGGATCGTGGTCTCGCCCGCCGGCGCGACCTCGAGCGACTCCGGCCGGAAGCCGACGGTCACGCCGTCGTCACCGGCCTTGGCGATGATCTCGCGCGGCAGCGCCACCTTCGCACCGCCGACGTTCGCGCCCTCCGCGGTCAGCGACGCGGCGACGAGGTTCATCGCCGGGGAGCCGATGAAACCGGCGACGAAAGCGTTTGCGGGGCGCTCGTACAGCGCACGCGGGGTGTCGCACTGCTGCAGCACACCGTCGGACAGCACGGCCACGCGGTCGCCCATGGTCATCGCCTCGACCTGGTCGTGCGTGACGTAGACGGTGGTGACGCCGAGGCGGCGCTGCAGCGCGGCGATCTGCGTGCGGGTGGACACGCGCAGCTTGGCGTCCAGGTTGGACAGCGGCTCGTCCATCAGGAAGACCTGCGGCTCACGCACGATCGCGCGGCCCATCGCCACACGCTGGCGCTGACCACCGGAGAGCGCCTTCGGCTTGCGGTCGAGGTAGTCCTCGATGTCGAGCAGCTTGGCCGCGTCGCGCACGCGCTCCTTGATCTCCGACGCCGGCTTGCCCGCGATCTTCAGCGCGAAGCCCATGTTCTGGCCGACCGTCATGTGCGGGTACAGCGCGTAGTTCTGGAACACCATGGCGATGTCCCGCGACCTCGGCGGCAGCTGGGTGACGTCGCGGTCACCGATCCAGACCGCTCCGTCGTCGATGTCCTCCAGCCCGGCGAGCATGCGCAGACTGGTCGACTTGCCGCAGCCCGACGGCCCGACCAGCACCAGGAACTCGCCGTCGGCGATCTCCAGGTCGAGCGCGTCCACCGCGGGACGGTCGGCTCCGGAGTAGTGCCTGGACGCCTTGTCGTAGGTAATCGTCGCCATTCAGCTATCCCTTCCTAACGCTCGCGCGTGCACGAGTTCGCGGGCGGCGTGGTGCCGCTGCCGGATTTCCTTGCCCGCGTCGGTGTCCGGCTCACCGAGTCGCAGCACATCCGAACCCCGCCAGCTCGGCGGCGCGGTGGTGCCTGCCAGCGCCCAGGCCGCCTGGCGGGCGGCCCCGAGCGCCACGTACTCGGCGGGCGCGGGCAGCTCGACCGGGAGGCCGAAGATCACCGGCGCGGCCGCGCGCACGCTGGCCGACTGCGCGGCGCCGCCGATCAGGAGCACCCGGCGCGGTTCGACCCCGTGCCCGGCGATCGCCTCCAGACCGGCGGCCAGTCCGCACAGCATGCCCTCCACGGCCGCGCGAGCCAAGTTCTCCGGCTTCATGTTCGACCTGGTCAGACCGAGCAAGGTGCCGTTCGCATCCGGCAGGTTGGGGGTGCGCTCGCCGTCCAGGTAGGGCAGCAGGGTCAACCCGCCCGCACCGGCTTCCGCGGCCAAAGCAAGGTCGTCGAGACCCGCCAGGTCGACGCCGAGCAGGTCGGCGGTGGCGGTGAGCACCCTGGCCGCGTTGAGCGTGCAGGCCAGCGGGAGGAAGCGGCCGGTGGCGTCGGCGAACCCGGCGACCGTGCCGGAGGCGTCGGCGGGCGGGGTCTCGGACACCGCGAACACCGTGCCGCTGGTGCCGAGCGAGACCACCACGTCACCCGGGCCCAGCTCGAGCGCGAGAGCCGCCGCCATGTTGTCGCCGGTCCCGGCCGACACCAGCACCCCGTCCTCCGTCTGCCCACATGCTTCTGCGGGCAAAAGCAGGTCCGGCAGGGCAGGGACCCGGCCGAACGCGCGCTTCAGCAGGTCGGTGCGGTATTCGCCGGTGGCCGGTGAGAAGTACCCGGTGCCGGAGGCGTCGCCGCGGTCGGTCGCGATCCGCTCCGGGCGGCCAAGGATGCGCCAGGTCAGCCAGTCGTGCGGCAGCACGACGCGTGCCACCCGCGCGGCCAGTTCCGGCTCGTGCTCGGCGAGCCACCGCAGCTTGGTGATGGTGAAGCTGGCGACCGGCACCGAGCCGACCGCCTCCGCCCAGGCCCCCGGCCCGCCGAGTTCGGCGACCAGGTCCTGCGCCTGCGGCCCCGAGCGGGTGTCGTTCCACAGCAGCGCGGGCCGCACGACTTCGCCGTCCTCGTCCAGTGCGACCATGCCGTGCTGCTGACCGCCGACGCCGATCGCCGAAACCCCGTCGAGCAGGCCGTCGGCGGCCTCGGTGAACGCCGTCCACCAGTGCTTCGGATCCACTTCGGTGCCGTCCGGGTGCGTCGCGCGGCCCTCGCGGACCACCGCACCGGTCTCGGCGTCGCAGATCACCACCTTCGCCGATTGGGTCGACGTGTCGACTCCGGCGACCAGTGTGGGAGTGTGCATGGTCACGAGCCTGGCCGGACTTGGAGCTTCCGTCCAGTACTTGCGCGGAACATGTCCAGTGCGCGCGGGTAATCGTCGAGCGCGAGCGAGTGGCTGATCATCGTTCTGGCGTCCACCGCGCCCCGTCCCATCAGCTCCACCGCGCGCCCGTAGCTGTGCAGCACGGCCATGCTGCCGACGATGGTGATCTCGTCGTTGTACACGCGAAACGGCGAGAACGACGCGGTCGCCTCGGCCGGAGCGACGCCGAACTGCTGGTAGGTGCCGCCTCGCCGGACGCGGGTCAGCGCGTCCTCGATCGCCGCGACCACCCCGGTGCAGTCGATCACCACTTCCCAGCCGTCCGGCCGGTCGAACATGTCGGCGTTCGTGGCGACCGCGTCGGCGCCGAGTGCTTTCGCGGTCGAAAGCCGGTCGGCGTTGAGGTCGACGACGGACAGGGAGCCGGCGCCCGCCACCCGGGCCAGTTGCAGCATCAGCAGGCCCATCGTGCCCGCGCCGTAGATCAGGTAGTGCTCCCCGAGCCGCCGCGGCAGCAGGTCGAAGCCGCGCACCGCGCACGACAGCGGCTCGATCAGCGCCGCCTCCCGCACGTCGACGCCCTCGGGCAGCCGGTAGCAGTTGCCCGCCGGCGCGAGCGCGTACTCCGCGCTGGCGCCGTTCGTGGTGACCCCGATCGCCGCCCACCGCTCGCAGAGGTTGCCGCGGCCGATCGCGCAGTAGTGGCACTCCCCGCAGAACAGCGACGGGTCGACCGCCACCAGATCGCCCTCCCGCAGGTCCGTCACGCCCTCACCGAGCGCGACCACCTCACCGGCGAACTCGTGCCCCGGCACGATCGGATAGGGCGTCGGCTCGAACTCGCCGTCGACGATGTGCAGGTCGGTCCCGCAGATCCCGCAGGCCGACACCGCCACCACCACCTGCCCGGCACCCGGCGCCGGATCGTCCACAGTGGACACAGTTACCGTGCCGGGTTCCTCGATCACCACCGCGCGCATGCTCAGTCCTTTCCGTTGCCGTGCACCTGCTCTACGGTCACGCCGAGTTCCCGCATGGCCGCCACCTCGTCCGCCGGCGTTCCGCCGTCGGTGATCACCAGGTCGTAGGCGGAGACGTCACCGTGTGCGTAGGTGGCCGTCTTCCCGAACTTCGTGTGATCGGCGACCAGCACGTTCCGGTTGGCCATGCGGAGCGCGCCCCGCTTCAGCTCCCCGTAGTCCTGCACCGGGTGGTACAGCCGCCCGCCGGCCACCGCGGTCACCGAGACGAAGCCCAGATCGGCGCGCGTGCGGTCGAGCGCGGCGAGCGCGTCCGGTCCGATGCACGAATCGAACTCGGCGTTGTACCGGCCGCCGATCACGATCAGCTCGATCCCCTCGGCCGGGCCGAAGATCTTGATCGCGCTCATCGAGTTGGTGATCACCACCAGCGGCGAAATGGCCGCCATCCGCCGCATCAGCGGGAACAACGTGGTCGAGTCGTCGACAAAAACCGTCTGGCCGGGGCGGACCTCGGCGATCGCCACTTCGGCCAGCGACTCCTTGAGCGCGGTGTTGAGCCCTTCGCGAAAGCGGGTCGCGGTCTCCATGGTCAGCGCCGGGTACGCCTCGACCTTGCCGCGCAGTTTGCGCAGCAGGCGACGCTCGGCGAGGTCGTCGAGATCGCGGTGCATGGTCATCAGGCTCACGCCGAACGCCCCGGTCAGGTCGTCGATGCGCACCTCGCCGAGTTCGATCACCCGGCGCAGCACCTCCTGCCGCCGCTGCTCGACGGCGGCGTCCGACGGTCGCGCCCTAGGCATGCGCCACCTGCGGCAGCACCACGGGCTTGATCACGCTGGGATCGGTTTTGGCGATGGTGAGTGCCTGCCCGACTTCCGCCAGCCCGAACCGGTGGGTGACCAGCCGGTCGAGGTCGACGTCGCCGCCGGCGGCCAGTGCGATGGCCGTCGGCCACGTGTTGGCGTACCGGAAGGTCCCGGTGACCTCCAGCTCGAACCCCTGCACGTGGGCCAGCGGCAGCGGGATCTCGTCACCGCCCATGCCGATCAGCACCACCCGGCCGGCCCGGCCCACCTTGCGGATCGCCGCGCCGATCGCCCTCGGCGCGCCGGAGCACTCCAATAGCACGTCCGGTTCGAAGGCGGAGTCGGCCAAGTCCTCTTTGGACACATCGATGGTGGCGGTGGCACCCAGCTCACCGGCCAGCGCGAGGCGTTCGGGATTGATGTCGGTGACCACGATCTCGGTGGCACCGAAGGCCCGCGCGGTCTGCGCGACGACCAGCCCGATCGGCCCGGCGCCGGTGATCAGCACACGCGCGCCCGGACCGACCGACGCCTTGCGACACGACCAGACCCCCACCGACAGCGGTTCGAGCAGGCCCGCCGCTTCGTCGGAGATCTCGTCCGGCACGGCGTAGGCGAAGTCCTCGCGGAGCACCACGTACTCGGCGAACGCGCCGTCGATCGGTGGCGTGCCGAAGAACCGCATGTCCGGGCACAGGTTGTACTGGCCGATCGTGCACTGCTCGCAGGTCGAGCACGGCACCCCCGGCTCGATCGCGACGCGCTGGCCGATCTCGTGTGCCCGCGCCTCGGCGCCCCTCGCGACCACCACACCGCTCGGCTCGTGGCCGAGCACCAGCGGTTCGCGCACCACGAAGTCACCGATGCGGCCGTGCTCGTAGTAGTGCACGTCCGAACCGCAGGTGCCCACGGCGGCGACCCGGATGAGCACCTCGTGCGGGCCCGGCTCTGGCACCGGACGCTCCTCCAGCACCACCTCCCCCACCCCGCGCAACACGGAAACCTTCATGGTTCCGGGGATCTTCTTCATGCTCACTCTCCCGTCACGGCACCCAGCGTCAGCCCGGTGACCAGCCAGCGCCGCACCGCGAGGCCGGCCACGATCATCGGTAGCACCACTATGGTGCCGATGGCGGTGAGCTGCCCCCAGTCGATGCCGGTCTGGGTGACCAGCTGGTCGGCGGCGATCGGCAGCGTCTGCGAATCCGGCCCGCTGAACACCAGCGCGAACGCGTAGTCGTTCCACGAAAACACCAGGCACAGCACAAAAGTGGTGACCAAACCTGCTTTTGTCAGCGGAAGTACCACGTGCCGGAAGGCCTGCCAGCGCGTGCAGCCCGCGACCAGCGCCGACTCCTCCACCGACGGCGGGATCTCCGCGAAGAAGGCGCTCATCAGCCAGATCGCGAACGGCAGGTTGAAGGTCAGGTAGGCCAGGACCAGTCCCGGGATGCTGTCGATCAGCCCCGCGCCGCGGAAGAGCAGGAACAACGGCAGCACCACCACGGCGATCGGCGCCATGCGGGTGGAGATGATCCAGAACGCGACATGCTTCTTCCCGCGAAAGCGTGTCCCCGCGAGCCCGTACCCGGCGAGCGCGCCGAGCACCACCGCCAGCACCGAGGAGATCCCGGCGGCGAACACGCTGTGCAGGATGTACGGGCCGAGGTTGTTCGCCCCGGAGAACAGCTTCGCGTAGTTGTCCAGCGTGGGGTCGAAGAACACCCGCGGCTCGGGCGAGGTGACGTCGGTGTCCGACTTGAACGAGGACAGCGCCATCCAGGCCAGTGGAATGAGCGTCCACAACAGACCGACGAGCACGAGCACCCTCACGCTGACGCGGGCGCGCAACGGGCTCCGGTCGATCGGGGTCGTCGATGCGGTCATCGCGCGAGTCCCTTCTTGTCCAGCAGCCGCACGAAGGTCCGCGCGATGATGATCGACACCACCAGCATGACCAGCCCGATCACCGCCGCGTAGCCGAGGTCGAAGAACCGGAAAGCCGTTTCGTACAAGCGGATCGGTACCACCTTCGTGGCGTCGGCCGGTCCTCCGTTCGTGGTCACCGAGATGATGTCGAAGTAGCGGATCGCGTCCATCGAACGGATCAGCAGCGCGACCAGCAGCACGCTGGAAATGGACGGCAGGATGATGTGACGCAGGTTCTGCCAGCCACTCGCGCCGTCCAGCGCGGCGGCTTCGCGCACGCTCTGCGGCATCGAAGTCAAGCCCGCCAGTGTGATCAGCGCGATCAGCGGCGTCCACTGCCAGACGTCCATCGCGACCACCGCGATGAACGCGGACGTGCCGCTGCCGAGGATGTCCTCCTCGTATCCGAGCAGCTTGAACACCCAGGCGTACAGGCCGAAGGTCGAGTCGGTGAGGAACCGGCCGAGCAGCCCGACGATCACCGGCGCGACGAACATCGGCAGCAGGAACAGGCTGAGCACGGTGTTGCGCCCGCGGGCCAGTTTCCACAGGCAGAGCGCGAAAATGAGTCCCAGCCCCATTTCCAGGCCGACGGTGAGCACAAAGAAGGCCAGCGTGCGCAACCACTGCACGCCGAGATCGAGATCGGTGAAGAAGCGGATCCAGTACTCGAGGCCGACCCATTCGAACGACACACCGCCGAGCAGCCGCACGCGGCTGAAGCTCATCGCGATGACGGTGAACAGCGGGATGAACGACAGCGCGGCGAGCAGCAGCATGCCCGGCGTCATCATCCGGCCGTGGAAGCCGAGCTTCCTCACGAGGCCCACCCCCTGGCGGTGACCCGGTCGATCCGGGTGGCGGCGGCGCGCATGGCCTCGGCCGGGTTCGAATCACCGGCGAGCATCTTGGACAGTTCGGTGTAGATCGCCGTGTCGCACTCGTTCCACATCGGGATCTTCGGGCGCAGTCCGATGTTCTCCGGTTGCCAGGCCGTCGAGACGGCGGGCGCGGTGAGAATGTTCGGCATCGGCGACGGGCGTTGTTCGGCCTGGCGGACTTCGGGCAGCCGGTAGACCGAGTCGCGGGTCGGCGTGCCGCCGCCCGCGCTGCTCTTGAGGTTCGCGAGCTGGGTTTGCGGTGAGGTCGCCCAGTTCATGAACAGCCACGCGGCGCGGCGCTGGTTGGGCAGGGTGTTGCCGCTGATCGCGATGCCGCAGCCGCCGTAGTGGTTGGCCGAGCGGACCGGCCCGCGCGGCAGCGGCGCGTAGCCGAACTTGCCTGGCATGGCCTTCTCGTTGGCGGCGGCGTACTCGTGCCAGTTGACGCACATCGCGACGCGGCCGGAGCTGAGCGCGGGGGCGAGTCCGTTCCAGTCCCAGGTCTTCGACGACGGGTCGGCGACTTGGAGCAGCCGCTGGTACACCTCGGCCGCGGCGATCGCCGCGTCCGACCCGAGGCGGCAGGGGCCGGGATCGACCGTGCCGTAGAGGCCGATCTCCTTGCCGTTGTCGAAGTAGTCGCCGCCGTAGGCCCAGAGCACGTTGGAGAAGTCGCACATCAGCGAGTCGTGCTGCTTGGCCTGCTGCCCGGCGCCGAAGGCGACCTCGTCGGTGTTGTCGTTGAACCAGCGGGCGATCCGGAAGTACTCCTCCCAGGTGCGCTCGATCCCCGGGGTCGGGTCGAAGCCGAGGTCCTGTGCCATGCGGGGACCGTGCTTCTCGAAGAGGTCGGCGCGGTACTGCCAGATCATCGTCGGGCAGTCGTAGGGCAAGGCGAAGATCTTTTCGCGATCCCCGAACCGGCCGGCCGCGTCGAGCTGCGTCGGGATGAAGTCGCCGAACCCACCCTCCAACGCCGGCAAGCTGCTTTCGCCCGCTAAAGCACGTAGGTCGACAAGCCCCTTCGAGTAGGGCGCGAGGACTTGGTACGGGTCGGCGTAGATCACGTGGTACTGGGACTCGCCGCCGGCCAGGTCGAGCGCGACCTTCTGCACCATGGCGGACAGCTCGAGCGTGATGATGTTGACGTTGATACCGGTCAGCTCGGTGAACGGCCGCAGGTTGGCGGCGATGGCCGCGGTGGGGGCGGTGTTCTCGGAAATCAGGTTGAGCGTGGTGCCGGCGAACTGACGCCAGCGATCGTCGGTGGCCAGGCGCACCGCGTCCTCACGCGCCCCGCACGCGCCGAGAGCCGCAGCCACCCCACCCCCCACCACCCCGCGCAACAGGCTTCTGCGGGCAAAAGCATGTCGAGTACCCGGTGCCGCCATTGGCTCCTCCGAAGACCTGGGGTCAGACGCATGCCGTTCCGCGCATGCTGCGACGGAGCCCATTCTTACCAGAGATTCACCCCGTTGTTAACACAAAATGCGATAACTACGGGCAGGCGCCGCGAACCTGCTTCTGCGGGCAAAAGCAGGTTCGGACAAAACGGGCAGGCTGGGGTGGCGGGCGGCTTTAGCCAGCAGAAGCCGGAACCGCAGGTCAGCGGGTGATGGAGGTGCGGATGGCGCGGATGGCGGCCGGGATCGCCGCTTGGATCTTCGAAGCGGGGACCGGTACGCCATCGGCGGCCAGGTAAGCGGCCAGAGCGTGCACGTGCGCAGCCGCCCCGGCGGCCAGCCACGGGTCCAGGCCGGCCGCGAGCAGCGCGCCGATCAAGCCCGAGAGCACATCCCCCGAACCGGCCGTCGCCAGCCACGAGCCGTTCGCCACGTTCACCAGCGTCCGGCCGTCCGGCGCGGCGACCACCGTGCTGTGCCCCTTGAGCAGGACAACCGCGTCGAACCGCCGCGCGGCCGCCCGCGCCGCCGCTGGTCGGTCCGCGCCCGGCGCCGCCCCGGTCAGGCGCTCGAACTCCCCGGCGTGCGGCGTCAGCACGAGCGGCGTGCCCGGATCACGCGCGTCCAGCACGTCCGGGAACTTCGCGATCAGTGTGATCGCGTCGGCGTCCGCGCAGACCGGGACACCCTGCTCGAGCACGTGCCGCAGCGTCTCGCGGCCCTCGTTCCCGGTCCCCATGCCCGGCCCGGTCACCCACGCCTGCACCCGCCCCGCGTCGGTCACCGAACCGGTGCCGACCACCTCCGGCCAGTCCGCGCGCACGACGTCCGCCGCCGAACCGGCGTATCGGACCATGCCCGAGGTCGCCAGCACGGCCGAGCCCGTGGCCAGCACCGCCGCGCCTGGATAGGTGGCCGAACCGGCGGCCACCCCGGTCACGCCCTGGCTGTACTTGTTGTCCTCCGGCCCCGGCACCGGCCAGGCCGCCGCGACGTCGGCGACCCCGAGCTGCACCAGATCCGGCTCATCCAGCTGACCAGCCAGCCCGATGTCGACGAGCTGCGTTTGCCCGCAGAAGCCGGGGTTGAGGACGTGGACCGGTTTGCGGGCGCCGAAAGTGACCGTGCGCGTGGCGCGGACGGCCGGGCCGTCGACCTCGCCGGTGTCCGGATCGACGCCGCTCGGCAGGTCGACCGCCAGCACCGGCGCGCTCACCTGGTCCACCAGCTTCGCCGCGTCCGGACGCAGTGGACCGCGCGCGGACAACCCCACGATCCCGTCGATCACCAGGTCCGCCTGCTCGACCGCGGGCCCACCTGCTTCTGCCCGCAGAAGCCGCCCGCGGGCGCGGCGCAAAGCGGCGAGTCCGGCTTCGTGCGCTCGTTCCGGATTCAGCAGCACCGCGGTCACCGCGACCCCGCGCCTGCGCAGGAAGGCACCGGCCCACAGCGCGTCACCGCCGTTGTTCCCGGCACCGACCAGCAGGGTCACCCGCGTTCCGGCCACCCGCCCGGTGTGCTCGACGAGCATCCGCGCGGCGTGCACCGCGACACCGAACGCCGCTTTGTGCATCAACGCGCCCTCGGGCGTGACGGCCAGTAGCTTCTCCTCGGCCGCCCGAATCCGGTCGGTGGTCCAGATCCCCAGCACGCGGTGACCTCCCGCTTTACTCCACGGTGACGGACTTCGCCAGGTTACGCGGCTTGTCGACGTCGTACCCGCGGCTGCGCGCGATCTCCGCCGCCAGCACCTGCAGCGGCACGGTCGAGACCAGCGGCTGCAGCAGCGTCGGCACCGCCGGGATCTCCACCAGCTCGTCGGCGAACGGGCGCACCG
The genomic region above belongs to Amycolatopsis sp. YIM 10 and contains:
- a CDS encoding alpha/beta fold hydrolase; the protein is MAAPSRRLLAIAGGIGAVLTGSAAAAITIATQQKRHRVDPFADEPLGELKPDRTSTVAADDGTPLAVAEVDPADGGRPALTLVGVHGFALSQLSWHFQRRDLAALTLPRVRQVYFDHRSHGLSGAATQETSTIEQLAEDLHAVIRAVAPDGPLVLMAHSMGGMVVMELAQRHPELFEDRVRGVALIATAAGEVGTRGIPRGLLSKYNPLTRGVSELAGWQPGLVEFVRAAGGQLTRQAVRRLAFGARDVSPRIVDFMLEMLEVTPVLGLVNFANTLGSHNRYAALAGLKHAHVLVIGADSDRVTPYSHAERIAAELPDAELVRVRGAGHMVQLEQPELVNSHLIDLVQRCAGVDGADSSRRLWRWLNR
- the alr gene encoding alanine racemase; the encoded protein is MSPDPFPRAEVRIDLDLIRHNLALLAGRAAASGAATMAVVKADAYGHGAVPVARAALEAGATWLGACSLAEALTLREAGIQAPMLAWLDTADTDYTPAIEAGVDLGLSNAGELERAAEAARRAGARARVHLKIDTGLSRNGCPPHAWPALVKSAAADPAVEVVGIWSHLACADEPGHPSIDAQAARFQQAHEVALEAGLNPLRHLANSAATLTRPDLHFDLVRVGIAMYGLNPVPQREDLRPAMTFRSSVVSTKRVEAGESVSYGHTWTADAATTLALVPVGYADGVPRTLSGRLDVWLDGQRRPVAGRVCMDQIVVDCGDHEPEPGAEVVLFGTGDGGAPTATEWADKIGTIDYEIVTGMYRPRMVRRYAGQR
- a CDS encoding ABC transporter ATP-binding protein, with the translated sequence MATITYDKASRHYSGADRPAVDALDLEIADGEFLVLVGPSGCGKSTSLRMLAGLEDIDDGAVWIGDRDVTQLPPRSRDIAMVFQNYALYPHMTVGQNMGFALKIAGKPASEIKERVRDAAKLLDIEDYLDRKPKALSGGQRQRVAMGRAIVREPQVFLMDEPLSNLDAKLRVSTRTQIAALQRRLGVTTVYVTHDQVEAMTMGDRVAVLSDGVLQQCDTPRALYERPANAFVAGFIGSPAMNLVAASLTAEGANVGGAKVALPREIIAKAGDDGVTVGFRPESLEVAPAGETTIPVKVDLVEELGSDAYCYGKLAGDDPEAGTTVVARVDPRTPPSMGDTLHFRVRPDELHVFSATTGARLE
- the xylB gene encoding xylulokinase, with translation MHTPTLVAGVDTSTQSAKVVICDAETGAVVREGRATHPDGTEVDPKHWWTAFTEAADGLLDGVSAIGVGGQQHGMVALDEDGEVVRPALLWNDTRSGPQAQDLVAELGGPGAWAEAVGSVPVASFTITKLRWLAEHEPELAARVARVVLPHDWLTWRILGRPERIATDRGDASGTGYFSPATGEYRTDLLKRAFGRVPALPDLLLPAEACGQTEDGVLVSAGTGDNMAAALALELGPGDVVVSLGTSGTVFAVSETPPADASGTVAGFADATGRFLPLACTLNAARVLTATADLLGVDLAGLDDLALAAEAGAGGLTLLPYLDGERTPNLPDANGTLLGLTRSNMKPENLARAAVEGMLCGLAAGLEAIAGHGVEPRRVLLIGGAAQSASVRAAAPVIFGLPVELPAPAEYVALGAARQAAWALAGTTAPPSWRGSDVLRLGEPDTDAGKEIRQRHHAARELVHARALGRDS
- a CDS encoding zinc-dependent alcohol dehydrogenase family protein, with product MRAVVIEEPGTVTVSTVDDPAPGAGQVVVAVSACGICGTDLHIVDGEFEPTPYPIVPGHEFAGEVVALGEGVTDLREGDLVAVDPSLFCGECHYCAIGRGNLCERWAAIGVTTNGASAEYALAPAGNCYRLPEGVDVREAALIEPLSCAVRGFDLLPRRLGEHYLIYGAGTMGLLMLQLARVAGAGSLSVVDLNADRLSTAKALGADAVATNADMFDRPDGWEVVIDCTGVVAAIEDALTRVRRGGTYQQFGVAPAEATASFSPFRVYNDEITIVGSMAVLHSYGRAVELMGRGAVDARTMISHSLALDDYPRALDMFRASTGRKLQVRPGS
- a CDS encoding DeoR/GlpR family DNA-binding transcription regulator — protein: MPRARPSDAAVEQRRQEVLRRVIELGEVRIDDLTGAFGVSLMTMHRDLDDLAERRLLRKLRGKVEAYPALTMETATRFREGLNTALKESLAEVAIAEVRPGQTVFVDDSTTLFPLMRRMAAISPLVVITNSMSAIKIFGPAEGIELIVIGGRYNAEFDSCIGPDALAALDRTRADLGFVSVTAVAGGRLYHPVQDYGELKRGALRMANRNVLVADHTKFGKTATYAHGDVSAYDLVITDGGTPADEVAAMRELGVTVEQVHGNGKD
- a CDS encoding NAD(P)-dependent alcohol dehydrogenase: MKKIPGTMKVSVLRGVGEVVLEERPVPEPGPHEVLIRVAAVGTCGSDVHYYEHGRIGDFVVREPLVLGHEPSGVVVARGAEARAHEIGQRVAIEPGVPCSTCEQCTIGQYNLCPDMRFFGTPPIDGAFAEYVVLREDFAYAVPDEISDEAAGLLEPLSVGVWSCRKASVGPGARVLITGAGPIGLVVAQTARAFGATEIVVTDINPERLALAGELGATATIDVSKEDLADSAFEPDVLLECSGAPRAIGAAIRKVGRAGRVVLIGMGGDEIPLPLAHVQGFELEVTGTFRYANTWPTAIALAAGGDVDLDRLVTHRFGLAEVGQALTIAKTDPSVIKPVVLPQVAHA
- a CDS encoding carbohydrate ABC transporter permease, with product MTASTTPIDRSPLRARVSVRVLVLVGLLWTLIPLAWMALSSFKSDTDVTSPEPRVFFDPTLDNYAKLFSGANNLGPYILHSVFAAGISSVLAVVLGALAGYGLAGTRFRGKKHVAFWIISTRMAPIAVVVLPLFLLFRGAGLIDSIPGLVLAYLTFNLPFAIWLMSAFFAEIPPSVEESALVAGCTRWQAFRHVVLPLTKAGLVTTFVLCLVFSWNDYAFALVFSGPDSQTLPIAADQLVTQTGIDWGQLTAIGTIVVLPMIVAGLAVRRWLVTGLTLGAVTGE
- a CDS encoding carbohydrate ABC transporter permease; this translates as MRKLGFHGRMMTPGMLLLAALSFIPLFTVIAMSFSRVRLLGGVSFEWVGLEYWIRFFTDLDLGVQWLRTLAFFVLTVGLEMGLGLIFALCLWKLARGRNTVLSLFLLPMFVAPVIVGLLGRFLTDSTFGLYAWVFKLLGYEEDILGSGTSAFIAVVAMDVWQWTPLIALITLAGLTSMPQSVREAAALDGASGWQNLRHIILPSISSVLLVALLIRSMDAIRYFDIISVTTNGGPADATKVVPIRLYETAFRFFDLGYAAVIGLVMLVVSIIIARTFVRLLDKKGLAR